One Chromobacterium paludis genomic window carries:
- a CDS encoding DJ-1/PfpI family protein, translated as MTLSLAMPAVAVLLYPGCVFFEIALLAEELAGHAEIFYLTPDGGEHVASNGAMLRADGAYAMLERERWDAVLVPGGDPGSIIPDGLADAGLQAAAGQGAVIAGICGGNLVLAAAGLLKGRRATHNYTAEHAGHEAAAFTEPFWRGIEYCARDVVKDGNIITALPWAYVECTAAVMTSLGWMDEAGRAAFYRRHGPRLAWEKEAS; from the coding sequence ATGACCCTATCTCTCGCCATGCCAGCGGTTGCCGTGCTGCTCTATCCGGGCTGCGTTTTCTTTGAAATCGCGCTGCTCGCCGAGGAGCTGGCCGGGCACGCTGAAATTTTCTATCTGACTCCGGATGGCGGCGAGCATGTCGCCTCCAACGGCGCCATGTTGCGGGCCGATGGCGCGTATGCCATGCTCGAACGTGAGCGTTGGGACGCCGTGCTGGTCCCCGGGGGCGATCCTGGCTCCATCATCCCCGATGGCCTGGCCGATGCGGGTTTGCAGGCAGCCGCGGGGCAGGGAGCCGTCATCGCCGGCATTTGCGGCGGCAATCTGGTGCTGGCGGCGGCCGGTTTGCTGAAAGGGCGCCGGGCCACGCACAACTACACAGCCGAACATGCGGGACACGAAGCGGCAGCGTTCACCGAGCCTTTCTGGCGCGGCATCGAATACTGCGCGCGGGATGTGGTCAAGGATGGCAACATCATCACCGCGCTGCCATGGGCCTATGTGGAATGCACGGCGGCTGTCATGACGTCGCTGGGGTGGATGGATGAGGCTGGCCGCGCGGCGTTTTATCGTCGCCATGGCCCGCGTTTGGCGTGGGAAAAAGAGGCATCATGA
- the ftsH gene encoding ATP-dependent zinc metalloprotease FtsH: MNNIGKNIAIWVIIGLVLMTVFNQFSKRQDTQNQLEYSQFVSDVESGKVQSLTIEGHPLRGQWLKGKLTDGTAFTTYAPYDPQLVDDLIKNNVRFSAKPEEEPSMLMSIFISWFPMLLLIGVWVFFMRQMQGGGKGGAFSFGKSKARMLDQDSNTVVFADVAGCDEAKEEVKEIVDYLRDPSRYQSLGGRIPRGILLAGSPGTGKTLLAKAIAGEAKVPFFSISGSDFVEMFVGVGAARVRDMFEQAKKNSPCIIFIDEIDAVGRQRGAGLGGGNDEREQTLNQLLVEMDGFDTNSTVIVIAATNRPDVLDPALQRPGRFDRQVIVPLPDIRGREQILNVHMRKVPIAADVNAEVIARGTPGFSGADLANLINEAALFAARRNKRLVDMEDLESAKDKIMMGAERRSMVMTEEEKRNTAYHESGHAVVAKLLPKSDPVHKVTIIPRGRALGVTMQLPEQDRFAYDRGYLMDRLAILFGGRIAEELFMNQMTTGASNDFERATQMARDMVTRYGMSDKLGPMVYGENEGEVFLGRSITTHKNLSEATLQQVDAEIRRIIDEQYALARRLLEENRDKVEAMTAALLEYETIDAEQINDIMDGKPPRPPKPGSGFAAKPETKPAEPAEPAASSATSDPAQEV; this comes from the coding sequence GTGAACAATATCGGCAAAAACATCGCCATCTGGGTGATCATCGGCTTAGTGCTGATGACGGTGTTCAATCAGTTCAGCAAACGCCAGGACACTCAGAACCAGCTCGAGTACTCGCAGTTCGTCAGCGATGTCGAGTCCGGCAAAGTGCAGTCCCTGACCATAGAAGGCCATCCGCTGCGCGGCCAGTGGCTGAAAGGCAAGCTGACCGACGGCACCGCCTTCACCACCTACGCGCCTTATGACCCGCAGCTGGTGGACGACCTGATCAAGAACAATGTGCGCTTCTCCGCCAAGCCGGAGGAAGAGCCGTCCATGCTGATGAGCATCTTCATCAGCTGGTTCCCGATGCTGCTGTTGATCGGCGTGTGGGTGTTCTTCATGCGCCAGATGCAGGGCGGGGGCAAGGGCGGCGCGTTCTCGTTCGGCAAGAGCAAGGCGCGCATGCTGGACCAGGATTCCAATACCGTGGTGTTCGCCGACGTGGCGGGCTGCGACGAGGCCAAGGAAGAAGTGAAGGAAATCGTCGACTACCTGCGCGATCCTTCCCGCTACCAGAGCCTGGGCGGCCGCATTCCGCGCGGCATCCTGCTGGCCGGCTCTCCCGGCACCGGCAAGACGCTGCTGGCCAAGGCCATCGCCGGCGAGGCCAAGGTGCCGTTCTTCAGCATTTCCGGCTCTGACTTCGTCGAAATGTTCGTCGGCGTGGGCGCGGCCCGCGTACGGGACATGTTCGAGCAGGCCAAGAAGAACTCCCCGTGCATCATTTTCATTGATGAAATCGACGCAGTGGGCCGCCAGCGCGGCGCCGGCCTGGGCGGCGGCAACGACGAGCGCGAGCAGACGCTGAACCAGCTGCTGGTGGAAATGGACGGTTTCGACACCAATTCCACGGTGATCGTGATCGCCGCCACCAACCGTCCGGACGTGCTGGACCCGGCGCTGCAGCGTCCGGGCCGCTTCGACCGCCAGGTGATCGTGCCGCTGCCGGACATCCGCGGCCGCGAGCAGATCCTGAACGTGCACATGCGCAAGGTGCCGATCGCCGCCGACGTCAACGCCGAGGTGATCGCGCGCGGCACGCCGGGCTTCTCCGGCGCCGACCTGGCCAACCTGATCAACGAAGCCGCCCTGTTCGCCGCCCGCCGCAACAAGCGCCTGGTGGACATGGAGGATCTGGAATCCGCCAAGGACAAGATCATGATGGGCGCCGAGCGCCGCAGCATGGTGATGACCGAGGAAGAAAAGCGCAACACCGCTTACCACGAGTCCGGACACGCCGTCGTCGCCAAGCTGCTGCCGAAGTCCGACCCGGTGCACAAGGTCACCATCATCCCGCGCGGCCGCGCGCTGGGCGTGACCATGCAGCTGCCGGAGCAGGACCGCTTCGCCTATGACCGCGGCTACCTGATGGACCGTCTGGCCATTCTGTTCGGCGGCCGCATCGCCGAAGAGCTGTTCATGAACCAGATGACCACCGGCGCCAGCAACGACTTCGAACGCGCGACGCAGATGGCGCGCGACATGGTCACCCGCTATGGCATGTCGGACAAGCTTGGGCCGATGGTGTACGGCGAGAACGAGGGCGAAGTCTTCCTCGGCCGCTCCATCACCACGCACAAGAACCTGTCCGAGGCCACGCTGCAGCAGGTGGATGCCGAAATCCGCCGTATTATCGACGAGCAGTACGCGCTGGCGCGCCGCCTGCTGGAAGAGAATCGCGACAAAGTGGAGGCGATGACCGCCGCGCTGCTGGAATACGAAACCATCGACGCCGAGCAGATCAACGACATCATGGACGGCAAGCCGCCGCGCCCGCCCAAGCCGGGCTCGGGTTTCGCCGCCAAGCCGGAAACCAAGCCGGCCGAACCGGCGGAGCCGGCGGCTTCATCCGCCACTTCCGATCCGGCGCAGGAAGTCTGA
- the rlmE gene encoding 23S rRNA (uridine(2552)-2'-O)-methyltransferase RlmE: protein MARSKSSNNWLQEHVNDQYVHMAQKDGYRARAAYKLLEINDKDKLIRPGTVLADLGSTPGSWSQVAARLVGESGKVFALDILPMDPVPGVDFIQGDFREESVLREFEQLLGGRALDLVISDMAPNMSGMSAIDQARSFLLCELALDFARDHLKPGGHFLVKVFQGSDFQDYLKAMRELFGEVVTRKPKASRDRSSEIYLLGKGRR, encoded by the coding sequence ATGGCAAGAAGCAAGAGCAGCAACAACTGGTTGCAGGAACATGTCAACGATCAATATGTGCACATGGCGCAGAAGGACGGCTACCGCGCCCGCGCCGCCTACAAACTGCTGGAGATCAACGACAAGGACAAGCTGATCCGCCCCGGCACCGTGCTGGCGGACCTGGGCTCCACGCCGGGCAGCTGGTCGCAGGTGGCGGCGCGTTTGGTGGGCGAGTCGGGCAAGGTGTTCGCGCTGGACATCCTGCCCATGGACCCGGTGCCGGGCGTGGACTTCATCCAGGGCGACTTTCGCGAAGAGTCGGTTTTGCGCGAGTTCGAGCAATTATTGGGCGGCCGCGCGCTGGATCTTGTAATTTCCGACATGGCGCCCAATATGTCAGGCATGAGCGCCATCGATCAGGCCAGAAGTTTTCTGTTGTGCGAACTGGCGCTGGATTTTGCGCGCGATCATTTGAAACCCGGCGGCCACTTTCTCGTCAAAGTGTTCCAGGGCAGCGATTTTCAGGATTACCTCAAGGCCATGCGCGAATTGTTTGGCGAGGTGGTCACCCGCAAGCCCAAGGCGTCGCGCGACCGTTCCAGCGAAATCTACTTGCTGGGCAAGGGTCGGCGCTGA
- a CDS encoding YhbY family RNA-binding protein produces MKIELKPFQRKYLQGLAHGIDPVVMVGNNGLTEAVVREIAINLDAHELIKVRVLGDDRDARVAMFEQICDELGCAPVQHIGKLLVLWRPSDKARITLPKNKQAMKD; encoded by the coding sequence ATGAAAATTGAACTCAAGCCGTTTCAGCGCAAGTACCTGCAGGGTCTGGCGCACGGCATCGACCCGGTGGTGATGGTAGGCAACAACGGCCTGACCGAGGCCGTGGTGCGTGAAATCGCCATCAACCTGGACGCCCATGAACTGATCAAGGTGCGCGTGCTGGGTGACGACCGCGACGCCCGCGTGGCCATGTTCGAGCAGATTTGCGACGAGCTGGGCTGCGCCCCGGTGCAGCACATCGGCAAGCTCTTGGTGCTGTGGCGCCCCAGCGACAAGGCGCGCATCACCTTGCCCAAGAACAAGCAGGCGATGAAGGACTGA
- a CDS encoding DUF4149 domain-containing protein, which produces MDGLRALAKTFWIGGLWVIGVIVAPVLFKTLDAATAGMVAGRLFSVIAWVGLVCGVFLLVDLVWRHGVSGLKMGAFWLIVGMLICTLINQFGVAPIIVTLKQQMNHAAEGLFGGGFATWHAISSLIYLAQSLLGLAYIWRGE; this is translated from the coding sequence ATGGACGGTTTGCGCGCATTGGCCAAGACTTTCTGGATTGGCGGTTTGTGGGTGATAGGCGTCATCGTGGCGCCTGTGCTGTTTAAGACGCTGGACGCGGCGACGGCCGGCATGGTGGCGGGACGGCTGTTCAGCGTCATCGCCTGGGTGGGCCTGGTGTGCGGCGTGTTCCTGCTGGTGGACCTGGTGTGGCGCCACGGCGTGTCCGGCCTCAAGATGGGCGCATTCTGGCTCATCGTCGGCATGCTGATCTGCACGCTGATCAACCAGTTTGGCGTGGCGCCCATCATCGTCACCTTGAAGCAGCAGATGAACCATGCGGCGGAAGGCTTGTTCGGCGGCGGTTTCGCCACCTGGCATGCGATTTCCAGCCTGATCTACCTGGCGCAGAGCCTGCTGGGCTTGGCCTATATCTGGCGCGGGGAATGA
- the greA gene encoding transcription elongation factor GreA, protein MIKVPLTVRGAELLKEELQRLKSVERPSVIEAIAEARSHGDLSENAEYDAAKERQAFVEGRIAELEGKLSNAVIINPAELDADGRVVFGATVELMDLETEESVTYQIVGDDEADIKVSKVSVNSPISRALIGKEAGDVAEVVAPGGIREYEVLDVKYI, encoded by the coding sequence ATGATCAAAGTCCCGTTGACTGTACGCGGCGCCGAGCTTCTGAAGGAAGAACTGCAACGCCTGAAGAGCGTGGAGCGTCCGTCGGTGATCGAGGCGATCGCCGAGGCTCGCTCGCATGGCGACCTGTCGGAAAATGCCGAGTACGACGCGGCCAAGGAGCGCCAGGCTTTCGTGGAAGGCCGCATCGCCGAGCTGGAAGGCAAGCTGTCCAACGCCGTGATCATCAATCCGGCCGAGCTGGACGCCGATGGCCGCGTGGTGTTCGGCGCCACCGTCGAGCTTATGGATCTGGAAACCGAAGAGAGCGTCACCTATCAGATCGTCGGCGACGACGAGGCCGATATCAAGGTCAGCAAGGTGTCGGTGAACTCGCCGATCTCGCGCGCGCTGATCGGCAAGGAAGCCGGCGACGTAGCCGAAGTGGTGGCCCCGGGCGGCATCCGCGAGTACGAAGTGCTCGACGTCAAATACATCTAA